The uncultured Draconibacterium sp. genome has a segment encoding these proteins:
- a CDS encoding DUF6261 family protein codes for MIEKIIVNSRTTEIHGTTRLLINAFQQSGLTEDLTLSQLFTAINDKNTLLGDAIDRSKAQSILADKDDIRDAADRAVGYLIKGYTYHPDETIRNAALVVEAVFNKYGFSVIDESYVTESSHLVSMLGDFAAPKVQAAIALLSGVPENIASLQAAQTDFENTQTQYAEELAEENNQLNASTLKKEVAALINDDLVVFLRSAERFQAETYGAFAATVAKIIADNNDAVLKRRKKDDSED; via the coding sequence ATGATCGAAAAAATTATTGTTAACAGCCGCACAACTGAAATTCACGGAACTACACGTTTACTTATTAATGCTTTCCAGCAATCGGGATTAACCGAAGACCTCACCCTTTCGCAGTTATTTACAGCTATTAATGACAAAAATACGCTCCTTGGCGATGCCATCGACCGCTCGAAAGCACAAAGTATACTTGCCGACAAGGATGATATCCGCGATGCTGCCGACCGGGCAGTGGGGTACCTGATTAAAGGTTACACCTATCACCCCGACGAAACGATTCGAAATGCAGCGCTGGTAGTTGAGGCCGTATTTAATAAATATGGATTTTCGGTAATCGACGAAAGTTATGTAACCGAGTCGTCGCACCTGGTATCGATGCTGGGCGACTTTGCTGCCCCAAAAGTTCAGGCGGCCATTGCGCTGCTGTCGGGCGTGCCCGAAAATATTGCCAGCCTGCAGGCTGCACAAACCGATTTTGAGAACACCCAAACTCAATATGCCGAAGAGCTGGCCGAAGAAAACAATCAGTTAAATGCCTCCACATTAAAAAAAGAAGTAGCTGCCCTGATAAACGACGACCTGGTGGTATTTTTACGTTCTGCCGAACGTTTTCAGGCGGAAACCTACGGTGCATTTGCCGCTACAGTTGCTAAAATTATTGCCGACAATAACGACGCTGTCCTCAAACGCCGGAAGAAGGATGATTCGGAGGATTAA